A region of the Caviibacter abscessus genome:
CAGTATAATTTATTAAAAATACAAATGGAGGTTTTGATTATGTCAAAAAAGGAATTTGTTGAATTATATGCAAAGAAGACAAATAACACTAAGAAAAAAGCTGAAGAATTAGTAAACTTATTCCTAGAATCAGTTGAAGATTCATTATGTGCAGGAAAAGAAGTTAAATTCATTGGTTGGGGGACT
Encoded here:
- a CDS encoding HU family DNA-binding protein, encoding MSKKEFVELYAKKTNNTKKKAEELVNLFLESVEDSLCAGKEVKFIGWGTFTLNKRKRREGINSLTKKKMVIPAKTIVKFKVGKSLSEKVNKKK